The sequence gacCGCCCAATAGCAtgtgcatccaggactttggctaatgcggTGCCTAAatgcacccagatagagaaggaaggtttggtggtcatatttggagtcaggaagttccatcaatacctttacagacttacatttgtaataataatgggccacaaatccaaattaagtatattcaaagatGTCAAGGCAGCATCACCCATAGCCTCAGTCCGAATTCAATAGTGGGCTCTAACACTAAATACAAGTtgcaacaccatccaggagatcAAGTAGCAAATGCGGATGCATTCGTccacctcctgctggcagatacaccaccaaaGGTATCGCCATTGGAAGAGTCCATAACGGTTTGAAATTTTCTGGACAGACTTTCAGTCACAGTTGACAATATCAGAATGTGATACAGAAAGATCTAGTCCTAGCAAAACTACAACAGCTGGTAGTGAAGCACTGTCACAATCAGAATTGAAACCTCttggacctggagagaccagatccCACAGTAGAGGATGGTGCATTATTATGAGGAGCAAGGGTGATTGTCCAGGGCAAAGGTTGCCACCCGAAATCAGCTGAAcaccaccagggtcatccaggggtttccaaaatgaagatgttggtgaaacaTTATTTCTGGTGGCCAggtttggatgcagacatagccgcTTTAGTGGGGCAGTGCCCAAAATATCAACAAGGGCAAAAATTACCACTAGCAGCTCCCCACATTTATAGGAGTGGCTGGGTAAATCCCATACTTGGTTACACGTCAATTATGCAGGTCCTTTTACAGGCTCAATGTTTATCTATGCTGTCTGCCTGACCCTCTTCCGCGGTTCTGTTCAAAGCCAGGCATCATTGGATAGGGAGCTTGATGCCTTTTGGGAGAGATGGGCACTGTGTGGGACGGAGTattttatttccccctccaactctattttgatttagtccccttcttctctccccaccatcaccaccccactcttcacttttttttcacataagcatagctgaactgttaatccagagacccagataatgttctggggaccagggtttgaaccccaacacggcagatggtggactgtgaattcaataaatatctggaattaacaatctaatgatggccatgattCCACagccgattgttgggaaaaacccatctggcttactaatgtcctttagggaaggaaactgccatccttccctgttctggcctacatgtgactccacgcaatgtggttgattctttaggggtgggcaataattgctgcctagccagtgatgcccttatcccatgaatgaataaagaaaaaaaaaagtctcCCTAGCCAAGGGTGTTTCCTGGTTGTGGAAAATGTAGAATAAATGTTAGCACAATGGCATCTTTTTACCACGTcactacacatacacacatagccACAGGTGATTTGAGGAAAATATAAGCACTACTGCTGAGCCCCTTTCAGGTGCCGAGGTAGTGTGGGGAATTATGGAAAGAAAAGTAAACAGGAGTGGCAGGTTTTCTGGTCACTCAGAAAAACAAAGGAGCGTCAgacatccaagataacaaagtgtgaagctggatgaacacagcaggccaagcagcatctcaggagcacaaaagctgacgttttgggcctagacccttcatcagagagggggatgggggagagggttcgggaataaatagggcaagagggggaggcggactgaagatggagagaaaagaagataggtggagattacaagagatttgcagtgggagagagattccctgaggttggtccggagggaggagggtaacttcttccctggaagaggcttcgcagtgaggttaaattctgctcactctgagtgCTCCGAggcagctggatcagtgtcaaggactctccacatgtaaataatgggtgacttggtgatgggataatgACCTTTGTGGAGTTGTTTCAAAGGCCTTCCTGCAATCGGTTCTCCAACAAATCTGCTTCCTAAAGATCCTTTGTGGATATGGACTTCTGCTGTCAGTCATTATCACTTTCCACCCTTGACCAGCAATTTGCCCTGCTCTGTGAGATAATTGGTCACTGTCCCTGTGTTTAATGCCAAGAGGAAGGCTTACTTGGCTGCCCACAGTGtgtgcagaaagtcaccaaactAGTACACCGGCAACAGTCAAGCTACTCCTTGTAGATTCTGTTACATCCCACAGGAGCAGCACACGAGAAATTAAGGCCCACTATTCCCAGATATGTCATAGAagttcaagattttaaaaagtatgcaAAATTCCCCAGTCGACCCATCTTTTAGACAGAGGTTAACATaaagcacagaccaggtttctgcatGTAACAAGAATtcctatttattacaaataaatagactAACCACACATAAAAAATGATCAACAATAGACATAAAATTCTACTAGttgtaaagaaaacaaagttgctggaaaagctcaccagatctggcagcatctgtggatgagaaaacagagttaacgtttcaagtctggtgacccttcttcaccggacccgaaacgttaactctgttttcttctccacagatgttgccagacctgctgagcttctccagcaactttgttttcgttcctgatttacagcatccgcagttattttggtttctgCTAGTTATAACGCTAACACAATTGTAAAACTCCCCTtctactggatgtgagtttgctcgctgagctggaaggttcgttttcagacgtttcatcaccattcttggtaacatcatcagcgagcctccgatgaagtgctggtgttatgtcccgctttctatttatctgtttaggtttccttgggatggtgatgtcatttcctgtgttgatgtcatttcctgttcttttcctcagggaatggtagatgggctccaaatcaatgtgtttgttgatggaattccggttggaatgccatgcttctcggaattctcgtgcatgtctctgtttggcttgtcctaggatggatgtcttgtcccaatcaaagtggtgtccttcctcatctgtatgtaaggatactcgtgatagtgggtcatgtcgttttgtggctagttgatgttcatgtatcctggtggctagctttctgccagtttgtccaacgtagtgtttgtcacagttcttgcaaggtattttgtagatgacattcgttttgcttgttgtctgtagagTGTCTttaaagttcattagctgctgttttagtgtgttggtgggtttgtgggctaccctgatgccaagaggtccacgtagtctggcagtcatttcgggaatgtctttgatgtaggggagagtggttatggtttctgagcccgttttgtctgtttgtttgggtttattgctgaggaatcggcggactgtgttcatagggtacccattctttttgagtatgctgtataggtgattttcctctgctctgcgtagttcctctgtgctgcagtgtgtggtggcttgttggaataatgttctaatgcagcttcgtttgtgggtgttgggatggttgctcctgtagttcagtatttggtccgtatgtgttgttttcctgtagacgctggattgaagttccccattgactgttcgctgtactgtgacatctaggaatggcagtttgttgctgttttccgcctcttttgtgaatgttatgccagtaagggtattattgatggtcttgaaggtttcctctaatttgttttgtttagtgatgacaaaggtgtcatccacatactggacccaaagtttgggttggatgattggcagagctgtttgttcgagtctctgcattactgcctctgctaagaaccctgatatcggagatcccatgggtgtaccgttggtttgtctgtaggttttgttattgaaagtgaagtgggtggtgaggcataggtccactagcttgatgacgttgtccttgctgatgaggttggtggtgtctggtgtatgtgtcttctgttcttctaatagtgcgatagtgtttctttggccaggttgatgttgatggatgtgaacagggctgttacgtcaaaggagaccattatttcatcctcttctatcttggtgtctttgatggtgttcaggaattcttgggtggaacccttctacacacacacacacacacacacacacacacacacacacacacacacacacacacacacacacacacacacacacacacacacggtgcaaAAAATAAGCATGGACATTATGGGTGGAGGGAATTACAGTTCAGTGGCCTCTGTCCACAGGGTTTGCTGAGATTACCCTTTGTttgatcagaatgctgcttctcaatcttccttctccagCCTCTTCACtagtttgcaggaggcacagggtgactggttcaAACTTAGAGTGTCTGACTACTTAATTAAAAGTCATAGCTGACAACAACTGATGAGGAGAAATAAACAGGCCATCTTCAggcttgagattttttttaaactgcagagCAGAAACAACTTTTCTTCCAGATGCACAACTGCTTTGGCACAAACATTTACACTCCCAAGCTGTTTGGCTACCTGGGAACCATTCACAGTTGCTGGAAGTCAGTAAGTCTTTTCAATTAATAATTGGTTACTAATCCACAGACCAACTAACTACTCTTTGCCAGCTAAATTAGCATTTGTACATCCCCACCCCCGGCTCCAGTTTATCTGCAACTCGGCCTTCTACACTGCTTGAACCAACGGCTGTGTAAACAGTACTACAATGAGTGCCAGGTTATTTGTTTTCTGAAATGTATAGCAATCCTTCAATAATTCCAAGCTTTTAATCAGTCCACAattaaaaatatagaaaattaATAAATAATGGTCTTCATAATTTCTAAAACTTTGAATCAGTACAGAAAAGCATCCGAAGCGCAGAGAACTGCACTAACAACCAGAATAAATAATCCAGCAACTAACCTACAAGTAGTTAACATCACCTGATGAAGTGTCTTTTGCGTCATAGCCTTGGGAAATTAAGAGTGAGTGT is a genomic window of Stegostoma tigrinum isolate sSteTig4 chromosome X, sSteTig4.hap1, whole genome shotgun sequence containing:
- the LOC125448232 gene encoding uncharacterized protein LOC125448232 isoform X2, with protein sequence MGSPISGFLAEAVMQRLEQTALPIIQPKLWVQYVDDTFVITKQNKLEETFKTINNTLTGITFTKEAENSNKLPFLDVTVQRTVNGELQSSVYRKTTHTDQILNYRSNHPNTHKRSCIRTLFQQATTHCSTEELRRAEENHLYSILKKNGYPMNTVRRFLSNKPKQTDKTGSETITTLPYIKDIPEMTARLRGPLGIRVAHKPTNTLKQQLMNFKDTLQTTSKTNVIYKIPCKNCDKHYVGQTGRKLATRIHEHQLATKRHDPLSRVSLHTDEEGHHFDWDKTSILGQAKQRHAREFREAWHSNRNSINKHIDLEPIYHSLRKRTGNDINTGNDITIPRKPKQINRKRDITPALHRRLADDVTKNGDETSENEPSSSASKLTSSRRGVLQLC